The DNA segment CACCGGGCCGCTGCCAACGACATTGATCCCGGCCGCCAGGATACGACGGTAGTCGTCCAGTGCCTCCGGCAGGCGATTGTCGGCCATCGCGGTGTAGACCGCGCACCGCGGCCCGGTGGCCAGCACCGCGTCCAGATCGGTGCTGGCCTGCACGCCGGTCGAATCCGCAAGCCCGGCAAGCTCTGCGGCGTCCTTGCCGGCCTTGGCGTCCGATGACACCCAGACGCCGGTGAGCTCGAACTGTGGGTTGGTGATCAGTGCCCGCAGGGCGTGGACGCCGACGTTGCCGGTGCCGAGCTGGACGACGGGTATTGCCATGACAAGCTCCTTGGCGCTCTCACAGGTCCGGAATGGGGAGGGCGAGGTTGGGGAAGGTGAGGCCGCCGTCGACCTCCAACGTCTTGCCGGTCAAAAAGCTGCCCGCCGGGGACGCCAAATACACTGCAGCGGCGGCGATGTCGATGGGATCGCCAAGCCGGCGCAGGGGTGTCGCGCGCTCCATCGGCGTGCGCAGCTCGTCGTTGGCGGCGACCACGTCCAATGCGGAGGTGAGGATTGAGCCCGGCGCGATGGCGTTGACCCGGATGCGGGGGCACAGATCCAGCGCGGCCAGCCGGGTGTAGTGGGCCAGTGCTGCTTTGGCGGTGCCATAGGCGGCAAATCCGCGTCCGGCTAGCCGCCCCATGGTCGACGTGATGTTGATGATGCCGCCGCCGCCGGAGTGTTCGAGCATCAGCGGCACCGCCGCGACGGTCAACGCGTGCGCGGTGCCGACGTTGAACGTGAAGGCTTCCTCGAGATCTTTGGTCGAGGTGGTCAGCAGCGTGTTGGGCATGGTTCCGCCGACATTGTTGACGACGACGTCTAGTTTCCCGAACGCCTCGACGGCCTGACCGGCCAGCTGCGCGGTCACCGCGGGATGGGCCAGATCGGCGGCCACCACGTGGGCGCGACGGCCGGCGGCGCGGACCCGTTCGGCGACGGCCTCGAGCTGCGATCGGGTGCGGGAGGCGATGACGACGTCGGCGCCCGCCTCGGCAAAAGCCACCGCGATGGCCGCACCGAGGCCGCGGCCGGCGCCGGTGATGACGGCGACGTGGTCGTCGAGACGGAACCTGTCGAGGATCACCGCGACCTCGTTTCAGTTGCCGGCCGAGACGGCGGCGGTCCTCGTCGTCCCGGCTGAGAGATTTCTGTAACAGGTTCTAGTTTGTCACACGGGCCGGGGAATGTAACGCCTGGCGACGTTGCACCGAGGCGCACCGTGTGCCCCAGCCGGATATCTGTTTCAATTCAGGGGCCGGGAACTCGACCACACGATGTCGGCCGGCAATGGCGGCATCAACCGTTCTATCGGAGGTTACTTGTTGTTCAATGTAGCTTCACGGCTGCGAGGGAACCTGCTGGTTGGCGGGCCGCGGCCGTACGGATGGCGGCGAAGTTGTCTCACCTCTACCGTTAGGAACTGAATTGAAACTCAACCGATTTGGGGCCGCACTGGGCGCCCTGGCTGCTGGTGCACTGGTCTTATCGGCGTGTGGCAGCGACAACACCGCAAGTGGGGGAAGCAGATCGGGCCACAGCGACGTAAGTTGCGGCGGCAAGAAGGTCCTCAAGGCCAGCGGGTCCACCGCCCAGGCCAACGCGATGACCCGGTTCGTCAAGGCCTTCGAGGAGGCCTGCCCGGGGCAGACGCTGAACTACACGGGTAACGGCTCCGGCGCCGGGATTAGCGAATTCAACGGCAACCAAACCGATTTCGGCGGCACGGATGTACCCCTGAGCAAGGACGAGGCCGCGGCGGCGCAGCAGCGCTGCGGCGGTTCGCCGGCCTGGAACCTGCCGGTGGTGTTCGGCCCCATCGCGGTCACCTACAACATCGGCGGCGTCAGTTCGCTGAACCTGGATGGCCCCACGCTGGCGAAGATCTTCAGCGGCGTCGTCACCAACTGGGATGATCCGTCGATCCAGGCCCTGAACGCCGGCGGCAAGCTGCCCGCGGGACCGATTCACGTGGTGTTCCG comes from the Mycobacterium shinjukuense genome and includes:
- a CDS encoding SDR family oxidoreductase — its product is MILDRFRLDDHVAVITGAGRGLGAAIAVAFAEAGADVVIASRTRSQLEAVAERVRAAGRRAHVVAADLAHPAVTAQLAGQAVEAFGKLDVVVNNVGGTMPNTLLTTSTKDLEEAFTFNVGTAHALTVAAVPLMLEHSGGGGIINITSTMGRLAGRGFAAYGTAKAALAHYTRLAALDLCPRIRVNAIAPGSILTSALDVVAANDELRTPMERATPLRRLGDPIDIAAAAVYLASPAGSFLTGKTLEVDGGLTFPNLALPIPDL
- the pstS gene encoding phosphate ABC transporter substrate-binding protein PstS, giving the protein MKLNRFGAALGALAAGALVLSACGSDNTASGGSRSGHSDVSCGGKKVLKASGSTAQANAMTRFVKAFEEACPGQTLNYTGNGSGAGISEFNGNQTDFGGTDVPLSKDEAAAAQQRCGGSPAWNLPVVFGPIAVTYNIGGVSSLNLDGPTLAKIFSGVVTNWDDPSIQALNAGGKLPAGPIHVVFRSDESGTTDNFQRYLQAASNGAWDKGTGKAFKGGVGEGAKGNDGTSAAIKNTEGSITYNEWSFAQAQRLNMANIVTSAGPEAVAIGTESVGKTIAGATITGQGNDLVIDTDSFYRPTQPGSYPIVLPTYEVVCSKYPDAQVGTAVKAFLQSTIGAGQNGLAENGYIPIPDSFKSRLSTAVNAIS